From the genome of Geoglobus ahangari, one region includes:
- a CDS encoding Coenzyme F420 hydrogenase/dehydrogenase, beta subunit C-terminal domain, whose amino-acid sequence MTIPKGWVSIDFKELEDLPCLRYAEKPDRSSSYRLLKEKVVDAGICSHCGTCTICPVDLIILEDRPVDFDPKKGCMGCGVCVAVCPRYNYQPISGLGEYIEAVAGKSKRFVGQDGAMVSEFMATALEMGEIEVALFVARDEMFRPYVVHVRTPDELLDQRITGTKYSYANVMPELHRIIRRVDSVGIIGTPCMISGLRKLQEKVPLYKKKVKLAVGLFCTENFYWHELYDFLKERGADLKNAVKTDIKKGNFIVTFKDGSEFTISVKEMEEIVPSGCHVCQDFSAIEADVSVGSVGSKAGFSTVLIRSETAKKIYDYMLEKGYIETAEAKLNIVQKLCDFKVKIHPYNPKTEECEAEEGKAEEEKKE is encoded by the coding sequence ATGACGATTCCTAAGGGATGGGTCAGCATAGACTTCAAGGAGCTCGAGGATCTGCCGTGTTTGAGGTACGCTGAGAAGCCGGACAGGTCAAGCAGCTACAGGCTGCTCAAGGAAAAGGTTGTGGATGCCGGGATATGCAGCCACTGCGGAACGTGCACTATCTGTCCCGTTGACCTGATAATCCTCGAGGACAGACCCGTGGACTTCGACCCGAAGAAGGGGTGCATGGGCTGCGGTGTGTGCGTTGCAGTCTGCCCGAGGTACAACTACCAGCCCATAAGCGGCCTTGGAGAGTACATTGAGGCGGTTGCGGGCAAGTCCAAGAGGTTCGTCGGGCAGGACGGTGCCATGGTCTCGGAGTTCATGGCGACCGCACTGGAGATGGGCGAGATAGAGGTCGCCCTCTTTGTCGCGAGGGACGAGATGTTCAGGCCATACGTCGTGCACGTCAGAACCCCCGACGAGCTTCTCGACCAGCGCATTACGGGTACGAAGTACAGCTACGCGAACGTCATGCCGGAGCTCCACAGGATAATCAGGAGGGTTGACAGCGTCGGCATAATCGGCACGCCCTGCATGATCTCAGGCCTCAGGAAGCTTCAGGAGAAGGTTCCCCTCTACAAGAAGAAGGTCAAGCTTGCGGTCGGGCTGTTCTGCACTGAGAACTTCTACTGGCACGAGCTTTACGACTTCCTGAAGGAGAGGGGTGCTGACCTGAAGAACGCGGTCAAGACCGACATCAAGAAGGGCAACTTCATAGTCACGTTCAAAGACGGCTCCGAGTTCACGATCTCTGTCAAGGAGATGGAGGAGATAGTCCCGAGCGGATGTCACGTCTGTCAGGACTTCTCAGCGATAGAGGCCGACGTGAGCGTCGGAAGTGTTGGGAGCAAGGCCGGGTTCTCGACCGTGCTCATAAGGAGCGAGACCGCAAAGAAGATCTACGACTACATGCTCGAGAAGGGCTACATAGAAACTGCAGAGGCGAAGCTGAACATCGTGCAGAAGCTCTGCGACTTCAAGGTCAAGATCCACCCATACAACCCGAAGACCGAGGAGTGCGAGGCCGAGGAAGGGAAGGCTGAAGAGGAGAAGAAGGAGTAA
- a CDS encoding 4Fe-4S binding protein: MVKVVKPPEKNLVRSAIGHLRAITEVAKEVVNPGTITIHYPRERRKLPDNFRGIILFEKEDCISCFRCAHICPANAIQMYPDDKGRYYPGVDYAKCILCHFCVDSCPTAALKPSKIHDVAFKDVESMEVTPDQMENVPEVVREDEKTVEYDFEGDIKLIKRKEREELTVEFDKPDRPKFYAIPENPENCIGCRLCMFSCPVDAISSKLEGTKVSLTTDFEKCTGCGICVRICPTEVLVLAPVREEVSK, translated from the coding sequence ATGGTTAAGGTTGTGAAACCTCCCGAGAAGAATCTGGTTAGGAGCGCTATAGGCCATCTGAGGGCAATCACCGAGGTGGCGAAGGAGGTTGTGAACCCGGGCACGATCACCATTCACTACCCGAGGGAGAGAAGGAAGCTGCCGGACAACTTCAGGGGCATAATCCTCTTTGAAAAGGAGGACTGCATAAGCTGCTTCAGGTGCGCCCACATATGTCCTGCGAACGCGATTCAGATGTACCCCGACGACAAGGGCAGGTACTACCCGGGTGTTGACTACGCAAAGTGCATCCTCTGCCACTTCTGCGTTGACTCCTGCCCTACTGCGGCACTCAAGCCGTCGAAGATCCACGACGTGGCGTTCAAGGACGTTGAGTCGATGGAGGTAACTCCCGATCAGATGGAGAACGTGCCCGAGGTCGTGAGGGAGGACGAGAAGACGGTCGAGTACGACTTCGAGGGCGACATAAAGCTGATAAAGAGGAAGGAGAGGGAAGAACTCACGGTGGAGTTCGACAAGCCGGACAGACCGAAGTTCTACGCGATTCCGGAGAACCCGGAGAACTGCATAGGGTGCAGGCTGTGCATGTTCTCCTGTCCCGTTGATGCGATATCCTCAAAGCTTGAGGGAACGAAGGTCTCGCTCACAACAGACTTCGAGAAGTGCACCGGGTGCGGCATCTGCGTGAGGATCTGCCCGACCGAGGTTCTCGTTCTCGCTCCGGTCAGGGAGGAGGTGAGCAAATGA
- a CDS encoding NADH-quinone oxidoreductase subunit D, which yields MKEYAIDVPVTPPKEYEAYFVPVPKEFLEDAYKSDDFVVFTGPQHGGSGHMRLIVRVKGDFIEEVIPDPGYVHRSMEKLAETKLYIQNIPLFERPSIIDFGNYNLGYVRAIEEALDIEVPERAKYIRTLLAELGRVGTHLYDAGILAVFLGHTTGFMWPFALREFIIEIFMRITGTRITGSFIVPGGVRRDIDQKTLDMIKRMTYAMENRLKKFERVFIKNPTTIARLREVGVLTREEAVRYGVVGPFVRASGVEYDVRKIEPYEAYEEIDWEMVMGYDGDGYTRFLVRVEEVAQSLSMIRQLVDNMPEGDVLSDDIIAFDKKDIRGSFFEAYADMVLPEGEYTTLTESARGTLLFSIISDGESTTPYRVRIVTPGWMYLKGFMEACKGHRLADLQAIYGSFGYFPPEADR from the coding sequence GTGAAGGAGTATGCAATTGACGTCCCAGTGACGCCGCCCAAGGAGTACGAGGCCTACTTCGTCCCTGTTCCAAAGGAGTTTCTGGAAGACGCTTACAAGAGCGACGACTTCGTGGTCTTCACGGGCCCGCAGCACGGTGGAAGCGGGCACATGAGGCTGATCGTCAGGGTGAAGGGAGACTTCATCGAGGAGGTCATTCCTGATCCCGGCTACGTGCACAGATCCATGGAGAAGCTTGCAGAGACGAAGCTCTACATCCAGAACATCCCGCTCTTCGAGAGGCCGTCCATAATCGACTTTGGAAACTACAACCTCGGCTACGTGAGGGCGATAGAGGAGGCCCTCGACATTGAGGTGCCCGAGAGGGCAAAGTACATCAGAACTCTCCTCGCCGAACTCGGAAGGGTCGGAACTCACCTCTACGATGCGGGAATCCTTGCGGTCTTCCTTGGCCACACTACTGGCTTCATGTGGCCTTTTGCCCTGAGAGAGTTCATAATCGAGATATTCATGAGGATCACCGGGACGAGGATAACCGGTTCGTTTATAGTCCCTGGAGGTGTCAGGAGGGACATAGACCAGAAAACGCTTGACATGATAAAGAGGATGACCTACGCGATGGAGAACAGGCTCAAGAAGTTCGAGAGGGTGTTCATAAAGAACCCCACGACCATAGCGAGGCTGAGGGAGGTTGGTGTCCTCACGAGGGAGGAGGCGGTCAGGTACGGAGTCGTCGGCCCCTTCGTCAGGGCATCTGGGGTAGAATACGATGTGAGGAAGATCGAGCCATATGAGGCGTATGAGGAAATCGACTGGGAGATGGTGATGGGCTACGACGGAGATGGTTACACGAGGTTCCTCGTCAGAGTTGAGGAGGTTGCCCAGAGTCTCTCGATGATAAGGCAGCTCGTTGACAACATGCCGGAGGGAGATGTGCTGAGCGACGACATAATTGCATTCGACAAGAAGGACATAAGGGGCAGCTTCTTCGAGGCCTACGCGGACATGGTCCTGCCCGAGGGAGAGTACACGACCCTGACGGAGTCTGCGAGAGGAACGCTGCTGTTCTCCATAATCAGCGACGGCGAGTCGACGACGCCTTACAGGGTGAGGATAGTCACTCCGGGGTGGATGTACCTGAAGGGCTTCATGGAAGCGTGCAAGGGACACAGGCTCGCAGACCTGCAGGCGATTTACGGGAGCTTCGGGTACTTCCCGCCCGAGGCCGATAGGTGA
- a CDS encoding heme-copper oxidase family protein, translating to MAPVAWRNLPLRFLYFGLFYLIISAFLGILNVFGYSFKPVHSHLMLAGFVSLTIVGSMYQLVPTVTGTELRMRGVAELSFYLLNAGLVMLLAAFFGVFPFSISGAVYFLGALAFAAVVFVTLLDMKLRSVAVPFFGAAILFHLAGILYATLGFIGTIPFRVAVHNHLLTAGWIGLTTFGGLYELFPMLALRKLRSQSAAWFTFPLATLSLVVMLYGLQSGQESLVSAGGAGYAASFVLMVVNLLATLASKSDTPAPLDISVKFFVPALFFGLAGIFVGLMSVERFLHSHLMLVGWITLTIIGAEYHIIPMITWMEKYSEKLGIEDVPMIGDLFNLRLGEVLLALSVIGTVMLLLPQVRALGGVLLLAVFVAFSYDMVMVQRR from the coding sequence ATGGCTCCGGTTGCGTGGAGGAATCTGCCTCTCAGGTTTCTGTACTTCGGGCTCTTTTACCTGATCATTTCCGCTTTCTTGGGAATTCTCAATGTCTTTGGATATTCCTTCAAACCCGTCCATTCCCACCTGATGCTCGCAGGCTTCGTCAGCCTGACGATAGTGGGGTCGATGTACCAGCTCGTTCCCACGGTTACGGGCACTGAGCTCAGGATGAGGGGTGTTGCGGAGCTCAGCTTCTACCTGCTGAACGCAGGTCTTGTAATGCTTCTGGCGGCATTCTTTGGTGTCTTTCCGTTCAGCATCTCGGGGGCTGTGTATTTCCTCGGAGCTCTGGCGTTTGCTGCCGTTGTTTTCGTCACGCTGCTCGACATGAAGCTCAGGAGCGTGGCAGTGCCGTTCTTCGGGGCAGCTATTCTGTTCCACCTCGCCGGAATACTCTACGCCACCCTCGGGTTCATCGGGACAATCCCCTTCAGGGTTGCGGTTCACAACCACCTGCTCACGGCAGGCTGGATCGGCCTCACCACGTTCGGAGGCCTTTACGAGCTCTTTCCGATGCTGGCCCTGAGAAAGCTCAGGAGTCAGAGTGCTGCGTGGTTCACGTTTCCTCTCGCAACTCTCTCGCTCGTTGTTATGCTCTACGGTCTGCAGAGCGGACAGGAAAGCCTTGTCTCTGCCGGTGGGGCTGGCTATGCGGCGTCCTTTGTTTTGATGGTCGTGAACCTGCTTGCAACGCTTGCAAGCAAGTCCGACACCCCAGCCCCCCTCGACATAAGCGTGAAGTTCTTCGTTCCGGCACTCTTCTTCGGCCTCGCGGGAATCTTCGTCGGCCTGATGAGTGTCGAGAGGTTCCTGCACTCCCACCTGATGCTGGTGGGCTGGATAACCCTGACGATAATAGGCGCTGAGTACCACATAATCCCGATGATCACCTGGATGGAAAAGTACTCTGAGAAGCTTGGAATTGAGGACGTGCCCATGATAGGTGACCTCTTCAATCTCAGGCTTGGAGAGGTGTTGCTCGCTCTCTCGGTAATCGGAACGGTCATGCTCCTTCTCCCGCAGGTCAGGGCTCTTGGTGGAGTGCTGCTGCTTGCAGTCTTTGTAGCCTTCTCCTACGACATGGTCATGGTTCAGAGGAGATGA
- the nuoB gene encoding NADH-quinone oxidoreductase subunit NuoB has translation MDEMIEFLHKGPLAPIKKWGTKWSIWPTHLVTACCGVELAHAFASGYDGERLGVLNFGMARQTNCIVVEGAITRKMARVLKMTYEQMPDPKFVIVMGVCGIKGGLFWNGYHMVKPFEVVPVKYFAPGCPPTPESLLRCFRALQDEIVTGEAKNTIVYPILRREEVEGEKKRKKRPKRVPPSPKYVAENPSVVVDIDRSEKWKEGEELRKQVSDILGELAKKVTITGRYRISARVEKDDFVEAGKRMLEAGFDHVKSVNVIDVPHENKFIVEYTVSSYLKPEFVRLLVTLVSEIDREDAMFPSMIEVWPSADYLERELHDLFGVWFDGNPWMGKNFLLAPDTPKNPLRKDFKLEPEVYVGGDGK, from the coding sequence ATGGATGAGATGATCGAATTCCTGCATAAGGGTCCTCTCGCACCGATAAAGAAGTGGGGGACTAAGTGGAGTATCTGGCCAACTCACCTCGTTACCGCGTGCTGCGGTGTTGAACTGGCACACGCCTTTGCAAGCGGCTACGATGGAGAGAGACTTGGCGTTCTGAACTTCGGAATGGCCAGACAGACGAACTGCATCGTTGTTGAGGGTGCGATAACGAGGAAGATGGCGAGAGTGCTCAAGATGACCTACGAGCAGATGCCTGATCCGAAGTTCGTCATAGTGATGGGCGTCTGCGGAATAAAGGGCGGCCTGTTCTGGAACGGCTACCACATGGTGAAGCCGTTCGAGGTCGTTCCTGTGAAGTACTTCGCTCCCGGATGTCCGCCAACGCCTGAGTCGCTTCTGAGGTGCTTCAGGGCACTTCAGGACGAAATCGTAACTGGAGAGGCGAAGAACACCATCGTTTATCCGATCCTCCGGAGGGAGGAGGTCGAGGGCGAGAAGAAGAGGAAGAAGAGGCCCAAGAGGGTTCCGCCCTCCCCCAAGTATGTGGCCGAGAATCCGTCCGTTGTTGTGGACATAGACAGGAGCGAGAAGTGGAAGGAGGGCGAGGAGCTCAGAAAGCAGGTCTCCGACATCCTCGGAGAGCTTGCCAAGAAGGTGACGATTACCGGCAGGTACAGGATAAGCGCGAGGGTGGAGAAGGACGACTTCGTGGAAGCTGGAAAGAGGATGCTCGAAGCTGGCTTCGACCACGTGAAGTCTGTAAACGTTATCGATGTTCCGCACGAGAACAAGTTCATAGTTGAGTATACGGTCTCGAGCTACCTCAAGCCCGAGTTTGTCAGGCTGCTCGTCACCCTTGTTTCGGAAATTGACAGGGAGGACGCTATGTTCCCGAGCATGATCGAGGTGTGGCCCTCAGCCGACTACCTTGAGAGAGAGCTGCACGACCTCTTCGGCGTGTGGTTCGATGGCAATCCGTGGATGGGCAAGAACTTCCTCTTGGCGCCAGACACGCCAAAGAACCCGCTCAGGAAGGACTTCAAGCTTGAGCCCGAGGTCTACGTGGGAGGTGATGGAAAGTGA
- a CDS encoding iron-sulfur cluster assembly protein — MDEQQVIEKLRKVMDPHTRQSVWDMGLIEDLKVEGNEVNLTFRPSSPFCPIGQQLAFAIKRSVEELGVKAKVKVVGYVKEKELNEVLGK, encoded by the coding sequence GTGGATGAGCAGCAGGTTATCGAAAAGCTCAGGAAGGTTATGGATCCCCACACGAGGCAGAGCGTGTGGGACATGGGTCTGATAGAGGATCTGAAGGTTGAGGGTAACGAAGTGAACCTCACGTTCCGCCCCTCATCGCCCTTCTGCCCGATCGGTCAGCAGCTTGCCTTCGCGATAAAGAGGAGCGTCGAGGAGCTCGGAGTGAAGGCGAAGGTCAAGGTTGTTGGTTATGTGAAGGAGAAGGAGCTCAACGAGGTTCTGGGGAAGTGA
- the nuoH gene encoding NADH-quinone oxidoreductase subunit NuoH, translating to MAEENVVFILLEKILSTFTKNLVNIPAINPLVERLLDIPFLNVLVAFLLWKPIFHVLILPGMIGLTLVLLFIIYFERKITARVQWRVGPKEVSRRTGGVIQALADGMRYFFQEVIVHRDAHAFYFLQFPLISFLPVLLPLLFLPAGGTYGIKSLYAIPIAMALISLIPVFIIAMGWASNSKFAYIGSVREAFMYFAYEIPFILAVVAMILIYQTADPFEIVAKQSIPGVFINPIAFLAFFITVLIATSRLPFDIPEADQEVAFGPYVEYSGILFGLTMMLPYEKLYLLSMLSVILFFGGWNGPAIAPLGDLAPVIWLYIKTIVFMCVVSLARSIYARYRLDQTLKMGWSVIMSMALIALFISAGWVAWLRL from the coding sequence ATGGCTGAAGAGAATGTGGTTTTCATACTCCTCGAGAAGATCCTGAGCACATTCACCAAGAACCTCGTGAACATACCGGCGATAAACCCGCTTGTGGAAAGGCTGCTCGACATACCCTTCCTCAACGTCCTCGTCGCGTTCCTGCTGTGGAAGCCCATATTTCACGTTCTGATACTCCCAGGGATGATTGGCCTGACTCTCGTTCTGCTGTTCATAATCTACTTCGAGAGGAAGATAACTGCGAGAGTTCAGTGGAGGGTCGGGCCGAAGGAGGTGTCGAGGAGGACAGGAGGAGTCATACAGGCCCTCGCGGACGGTATGAGGTACTTCTTCCAGGAGGTCATAGTCCACAGGGATGCGCACGCGTTCTACTTCCTGCAGTTCCCGCTCATCTCGTTCCTACCTGTGCTCCTACCCCTCCTGTTCCTGCCGGCTGGAGGAACGTATGGGATCAAGAGCCTCTACGCCATTCCGATAGCAATGGCGCTCATCTCCCTGATCCCAGTCTTCATAATCGCGATGGGGTGGGCATCAAACAGCAAGTTCGCCTACATCGGAAGCGTGAGAGAGGCCTTCATGTACTTCGCCTACGAGATTCCGTTCATACTCGCAGTGGTTGCGATGATACTGATCTACCAGACCGCAGACCCGTTCGAGATCGTCGCCAAGCAGAGCATTCCCGGAGTGTTCATCAATCCGATAGCTTTCCTCGCGTTCTTCATAACTGTCCTCATAGCCACGTCGAGGCTCCCCTTCGACATACCTGAGGCCGATCAGGAGGTCGCGTTCGGGCCGTATGTTGAGTACTCCGGAATCCTCTTCGGTTTGACGATGATGCTCCCGTACGAGAAGCTCTACCTCCTGTCAATGCTCTCGGTGATACTGTTCTTCGGCGGGTGGAACGGGCCTGCAATAGCACCGCTCGGCGACCTCGCTCCGGTCATCTGGCTCTACATAAAGACGATCGTATTCATGTGCGTCGTCTCCCTTGCGAGATCAATCTACGCGAGGTACAGGCTTGACCAGACGCTGAAGATGGGGTGGAGCGTGATAATGTCAATGGCGCTGATAGCTCTGTTCATATCAGCGGGGTGGGTGGCATGGTTAAGGTTGTGA
- a CDS encoding DUF2249 domain-containing protein: protein MTERLDVRGLPHPERPPLIMQKLKEHGEVEIIVEVEPKPLMTMLKQQGYEFESRFDGEKWIVRIWRE, encoded by the coding sequence GTGACTGAGAGGCTGGACGTTCGCGGCCTCCCGCATCCCGAGAGGCCACCCCTCATAATGCAGAAGCTGAAGGAGCACGGAGAGGTAGAGATCATCGTGGAGGTCGAGCCAAAGCCACTCATGACGATGCTGAAGCAGCAGGGGTACGAGTTCGAGTCCAGATTTGACGGGGAGAAGTGGATAGTCAGGATCTGGAGGGAGTGA
- a CDS encoding Nif3-like dinuclear metal center hexameric protein produces the protein MELQHVVSFLDDYLRINSYPDSSVNGLQVEGGESVERIAFAVDASMQSFMYAVEVEADMLVCHHGIIWNGIERVTGLVKERLKFLLENEISLYAAHIPLDAHPEIGNNAMILRSLGIEPEEEFGDYRGVKIGFAGYTSEEFEDILEKLEERFGDVGYMKFGEDLVEKVAAVSGRGAGYIEEAVRAQVDLLITGEVEHAAYHTARDAGMNVIYLGHYSSETLGLKALMNVVESELGLDVEFIDIPTEL, from the coding sequence ATGGAGCTTCAGCACGTGGTGAGCTTTCTGGACGATTACCTGAGGATAAACTCCTATCCTGACTCCAGCGTTAACGGGCTTCAGGTTGAGGGAGGCGAGAGTGTTGAGAGAATCGCTTTCGCAGTTGATGCCTCAATGCAGAGCTTCATGTACGCGGTTGAGGTTGAGGCAGACATGCTTGTCTGCCACCACGGCATAATCTGGAACGGCATAGAGAGGGTTACAGGGCTTGTGAAAGAGAGGCTGAAGTTCCTGCTCGAGAATGAGATCTCGCTGTACGCGGCTCACATACCTCTCGACGCCCATCCAGAGATAGGGAACAACGCGATGATTCTGAGGAGCCTCGGAATCGAGCCCGAGGAGGAGTTTGGAGATTACAGAGGAGTGAAGATAGGGTTTGCCGGCTACACCAGCGAGGAGTTCGAGGACATCCTCGAAAAACTCGAGGAGAGGTTTGGGGACGTGGGCTACATGAAGTTTGGTGAGGATCTGGTGGAGAAGGTCGCTGCGGTGTCTGGGAGGGGTGCGGGCTACATAGAGGAGGCTGTGAGGGCTCAGGTGGATCTGCTGATAACTGGAGAGGTGGAGCATGCTGCATACCACACCGCCAGAGACGCCGGGATGAACGTGATCTATCTGGGACACTACAGCAGCGAGACCCTCGGTCTGAAGGCGCTTATGAATGTTGTTGAGAGTGAGCTCGGCCTTGACGTGGAGTTCATAGACATACCAACAGAGCTGTAA
- a CDS encoding proton-conducting transporter transmembrane domain-containing protein, with product MELAIISLLILAVSGALSVKQKYIGLAGALISVLIMTVNNPLLLMVLVVALINLASLDLMRGFLRGVDYTLVGLIFVATVYAFYSQSLAFLLTMFVVASVPTYMLVMASDKEVRMDVGIKYITFMVIATVLFLIGAVLMVHASATASSTLYYVGFAMLLVGLAIEVGAAPFHEWVPDVFDTADPIPISIIASVAKFVPFVVTYKIIYSTYDGGIGVILLIGIIAVVSMLVGNIGALTSNKPARILAYSTVANMGYIIATLAVIGKEEFVYLAFAGAMLQLLTNSFGKIGFFVGIKEKSMPTVETYLLALSFIGLPPLMGFWGKLYIVASLVYANLIWLAVILVLNSAMSVPYYVRLIRLFEGSSGYRKVAGYLITVTAVLMLMTVVPPNWIVESSRILMNYLPIGGV from the coding sequence ATGGAGCTCGCGATAATCTCTCTGCTCATACTTGCGGTAAGCGGAGCGCTTTCGGTGAAGCAGAAGTACATAGGGCTGGCAGGAGCGCTGATAAGCGTACTGATAATGACCGTCAACAACCCCCTCCTGCTGATGGTTCTTGTGGTGGCGCTGATAAACCTCGCCTCCCTTGACCTCATGAGGGGGTTCCTCAGGGGCGTGGACTACACCCTCGTAGGTTTAATATTCGTTGCGACCGTCTACGCCTTTTACTCCCAGAGCCTCGCGTTCCTGCTGACGATGTTTGTGGTTGCAAGCGTGCCGACGTACATGCTCGTGATGGCCAGCGACAAGGAAGTGAGGATGGATGTTGGCATAAAGTACATAACGTTCATGGTCATCGCCACGGTCCTCTTCCTCATAGGCGCGGTGCTCATGGTTCACGCCAGCGCCACGGCAAGCTCCACTCTCTACTATGTCGGCTTCGCCATGCTGCTCGTAGGACTTGCCATAGAGGTTGGTGCAGCGCCCTTCCACGAGTGGGTTCCCGATGTGTTCGATACTGCCGATCCAATTCCGATCTCAATTATAGCGAGCGTCGCGAAGTTTGTGCCCTTCGTCGTCACGTACAAGATAATCTACTCAACCTACGATGGTGGAATCGGAGTGATACTGCTCATAGGCATAATAGCCGTGGTCTCGATGCTCGTCGGGAACATAGGAGCCCTGACGTCCAACAAGCCCGCCAGAATTCTGGCCTACTCGACTGTGGCCAACATGGGCTACATAATCGCGACCCTCGCGGTAATCGGGAAGGAGGAGTTCGTATACCTTGCCTTCGCCGGAGCGATGCTTCAGCTGCTGACCAACTCGTTCGGAAAGATTGGCTTCTTCGTGGGGATAAAGGAGAAGTCAATGCCGACGGTGGAAACCTACCTCCTCGCCCTCTCGTTCATCGGCCTCCCACCGCTCATGGGGTTCTGGGGCAAGCTCTACATAGTCGCGTCGCTCGTCTACGCGAACCTTATTTGGCTCGCCGTTATACTCGTCCTGAACTCCGCAATGTCCGTGCCGTATTACGTCAGGCTGATAAGGCTGTTTGAGGGGAGCAGCGGTTACAGGAAGGTTGCCGGATACCTGATCACCGTGACTGCAGTCCTCATGCTGATGACAGTGGTTCCGCCGAACTGGATAGTGGAGTCCAGCAGGATTCTGATGAACTACCTGCCAATCGGAGGTGTGTGA
- the ndhC gene encoding NADH-quinone oxidoreductase subunit A — MDEVIVVGFVIILSVVVDVVIYGLSRILPKRNPTELKYLRWESGNISVGLPKYTLPMQYYGFVVLFMAFEPIVVLLLLFAAFPGLDYLKFLAISMIALLPGFYFAYRIAYDAANRRDVYG; from the coding sequence ATGGATGAGGTCATCGTGGTTGGATTCGTTATAATCCTCAGCGTGGTAGTTGACGTTGTAATCTACGGGCTCTCAAGGATACTGCCGAAGAGGAACCCCACGGAGCTCAAGTACCTCAGGTGGGAGTCCGGAAATATCTCGGTCGGACTGCCGAAGTACACCCTGCCGATGCAGTACTACGGTTTTGTCGTCCTCTTTATGGCCTTCGAGCCAATAGTGGTGCTCCTGCTGCTGTTCGCAGCATTCCCGGGGCTCGACTACCTGAAGTTCCTCGCAATCTCCATGATCGCTCTCCTACCCGGATTCTACTTTGCGTATCGCATAGCCTATGATGCTGCCAACAGGAGGGATGTGTATGGATGA